The window TAGTATCGACAGCCGTGCCCGACTCACCGATGGGCGCAGCACGCGACTTTCGGTGGTCATGCGAATGGGGGGCAACGGTTTGCCGGGTTCGACCTACACCACACTGCGCTGGCAGGCGGAGGGCGCTGCGAAGTGAGTGCTGCCTCCGCATTGCGCCGGGCCTGGCCCGGCTCCGGACTGCGCGGATTCCTGGCCTGGTGGGGCGCGGGGCTGGCCGCGTGGCTGCCGGCGCGCACACGCAAGGCGCTGGCCACCGGCAACGACCGCTTGCTGCTGCGCGCCGACGGCGGCGAACTGCGCCTGCGCCACCAGCGCGGCGACGAACTGCGCGAACTGGCCGTGCTGCCCCTGCCGCTGCCGGCGGACACCGATCCGCTGACCGGCGTCCTGCGCGACCGCGCTGCCGCGCTGCCGCGCTGGCTGCTGCTGCCGGCGTCGCTGGGCCTGCGCCGTCCGCTGCTGCTGCCGGCCGCGGCGCGCGAGCGGCTGCGCGAGGTGCTGGGGTTCGAGATCGAGCGGCAGACGCCGTTTGCGGCCGCCGACGTGCTGTTCGACGGACGCATCGTGCGGGCGCGCGAGGACGGGCAATTGCAGGTCGAGCTGGTGGTGGTGCCGCGCCGGCAATTCGAGGCCGCCGCCGCGCCGCTGGGCGGGCTGGCGGCGAAGCTGGCCGGCGTCGATCTGGCCGATGCCGACGGCCGCGCGCTCGGCGTCAACCTGCTGCCACCGGCGCAGCGGCAGGCGCGGCGCAATCCCTGGCGGCGCTGGAACGTGGTGCTGGCCTTGGCCGCGCTGCTGGCGCTGACGGCCGGGATGACGCAGCTGCTGGACAACCGCAAGGCCGCCGCCGCCGCGTTGCAGGCCGGGATGGCCGCGCGGGAGCCGCAGGCGCGCGCGATCTCCGCCCGGCGCCAGCGCGTGCTGGACGCGGTGGAAGGCGCGGCCTACCTGCGCGCGCAGCGCAGCGGCCGCCCGCCCACGGTGGAGGTGATGGACGCGCTGGCGCAGCGCCTGCCGGACGGCACCTATCTCGAACGGCTCGCCATCGACGGCGACCAGATGACCCTGATCGGCCTGTCCAGCCAGGCGGCGGCGCTGGTCGGCAAGCTGGAAGGCGCGCCGCAGTGGCGCGCGCCGGCGCTGAGCGGCGCGCTGCAGCAGGATCCGCGCGCGCGCATGGACCGCTTCACCCTGGTCGCCAAGCTGGCGACCGCGCAGCCGGCCGCGGCATCGGCCGCGAAGGCCGCACCGTGATCCGCGCCGAACGCGACCGCTGGCTGGCGCTGGCCCTGCTGCTCGCGGTGCTGGGGCTGCTGTACCTGCTGGTGCTGCATCCGCTGTTCGTGGCGCCGCTGCGCGAGACCGACGCGCATATCCGCGAATTGCAGGAGCGCGACGCCCGCCTGCGCGGCCTGCTGGCGCAGCGCCCGCAGGTCGAACAGCGGCTGGCGGCGCTGGACGCGCAGGGCGGTGCCGGCTTCCTCGCCGAACCGACCGCCGAACTGGCCGCCGCCGCCCTGATCCAGCAGCTGGAACGGGTGGTGGGCGACGCCAGCGCCGGCAGCCGCGGCTGCGCCATCGTCAACCGTACGCCGCTGGGCGACGACGCGCAGGGCGGGCGCTACCGCAAGGTCACCGTGCAGGTGCGGCTGCGCTGCGGCAACGCGGAGACGCTGGCGGTGCTGCACGCGCTGGAATCGGCGCGGCCGTGGCTGTTCGTCGATGCGTTGAACATCACCGCGCAGCGCTATTTCGCGGTGCCCGGCAGCGCGCAGCCGCAGGAAGGCGGGCTGGACGTGGGCTTCAACCTGTCCGGCTACCTGCGCCCGGCGGCGGGAGGCGCGCCATGAGCGCCGAACGCGGCCCCTGGCAGCGGCTGGCGCAGGCCGGCCCGCTGACCTGGACGCTGGCGGCGGCCTGCGGCTGGGCGCTGCTGCTGTGGCTGGCCGCGCTGCTGGGGCTGGGGTCGCGCCTCGGGCAGACCCAGGCGTCGGCCGCGCTGGCGTTGCCGACGCCGGTGCCGGCGGGGCAGGAGCGGATCGGCCCGCTGGGCCAGTACGCCGAAGCCGCCGCGCGCCCGCTGTTCACCGCCGATCGCCGGCCGCGCGCGTTCGTGGCGATCGGTCCCGACGACGGCGGCAACGGCGCGAACAGCGCCTCGCTGGATTTCCAGCTGACCGGGGTGCTGATCAGCCCGCAGGTGCGGCTGGCGATCCTGCTGCCCGCCGCCGGCGGCGAACCGCAGCGGGTGCGCGAAGGCGGCGTGCCGGAAGGCGCGACCGGCTGGCGGCTGGTCGAGGTGCAGCCGCGCAAGGCCGTGTTCGACGGGCCGGGCGGGCAGACCACGCTGGAGCTGCGTACGTTCGGCGTCGCGGGCGCGCCGCCGATCGCGATGCGCGGCGCGGACACGCAGATGGATGCCGCGGCGCCGTCCGCGGTGCCGCCACCGCCGCCGCCGCCCGCGGCGGAACCCGCGCAGCCGCCGGACGAAGCGCGCCGCATCGAGGACATCCGCCGCCGCATCGAGGCGCGTCGCGCGCAGATGCGGCAACAGTCCCAGAACCAGAACGCCGGCGACGGCGGCGCGCGCCTGCGCCCGCTGTCCGGGCCCGCCAGATGACGATCGCCATGCATGCCATGAACCCGACCCTTTCCCGCCCGACGCCGCGCGCGTTCCTGCTCGCCCTGCTGGCCTGCCTGCTGGCCGCCTGCGCCGGCGCGCCGCAGCCGAAGATGCAGCGCGCCGGGCAGCTGCCCGCGCAGCCGGGCAGCGCGGACACCGCGACCAGCGCCGGCGGCATCCGCCAGGACGTCCTGCAGGAACTGGGCGGCGAAGGGCCGCAGCCGGTGATCAAGCGCGGCAACGGCCTGGTCATCAACCAGTCCGTCGCCAGCGCGCCGCCGCCGGCGCTGGCCAGCAGCGGGCAGGCCAGCTTCAACTTCGAGGGCGAATCGCTGCAGGCGGTGGTGAAGGCGGTCCTCGGCGACATGCTGGGCCAGAACTACAGCATCGCCCCGGGGGTGCAGGGCACGGTCACGGTGACCACCCAGAAGCCGGTCGGCGCGGCCGGCGCGCTCAACCTGCTCGACCAGGTGCTGGCGCAGAACGGCGCGCGCATGGTCTATGCCGACGGCCGCTACAACATCGTGCCGGCCGACCAGGCGCTGCTGAACGGGGTGGTGCCGCGCACCGGCTCGCCGGCGCTGGCGCGCGGCTTCGAATCGCGGGTGGTGCCGCTGCGCTACATCTCGGCCGGCGAGATGGAGAAGATCCTCAAGCCGTACGCGCGACAGGGCTCCATCGTCAGCGTCGACGCCGGGCGCAACGTGCTCACCGTCGCCGGCACCCGCGCCGAGCTGGAGAACTACCTGCGCACCATCCAGGTGTTCGACGTGGACTGGATGTCCAGCATGTCGGTCGGCGTCTATCCGCTGCAGTCCGGCCGCGCCAGCGACGTGGCGCAGGACCTGGAGCGGGTGTTCGGCGCGCAGGGCAACACGCCGGTGGCCGGGATGTTCCGCTTCATGCCGCTGGAAAGCACCAACGCGGTGATGGTGATCACCGCGCAGCCGGCCTACCTCGACGAGATCCGCCAGTGGATCGACCGCATCGAAGGCGGCAGCGGCGACGCGCAGCTGTTCTCGTACGAACTGAAGTACATCAAGGCGCGCGACCTGGCCAGCCGCCTGGCCGAAGTGTTCGGCGGCAGCGGCAGCGGTGGCGGCGGCGAGCGCGATTCCGCGTCGCTGATGCCGGGCGTGCAGGGCGTCGAGCTGCGCGACGATGCGGCCGCCGGGCGCGACGGCATGTCCGGCGGCGGCGACACCCGCGGCGAAGGCGGCAACCTGCCGCAGGCCACATCCGGCAACGGCCGGGTGACGCTGAAGATCGGCGGCAGCGAGGTCGGCGTGTCGGCGGTGGAGGACACCAACTCCCTGCTGGTGCGCGCCAGCGCGTCGCAGTGGAAGTCGATCCGGCAGGTGATC is drawn from Thermomonas brevis and contains these coding sequences:
- a CDS encoding PilN domain-containing protein, producing MSAASALRRAWPGSGLRGFLAWWGAGLAAWLPARTRKALATGNDRLLLRADGGELRLRHQRGDELRELAVLPLPLPADTDPLTGVLRDRAAALPRWLLLPASLGLRRPLLLPAAARERLREVLGFEIERQTPFAAADVLFDGRIVRAREDGQLQVELVVVPRRQFEAAAAPLGGLAAKLAGVDLADADGRALGVNLLPPAQRQARRNPWRRWNVVLALAALLALTAGMTQLLDNRKAAAAALQAGMAAREPQARAISARRQRVLDAVEGAAYLRAQRSGRPPTVEVMDALAQRLPDGTYLERLAIDGDQMTLIGLSSQAAALVGKLEGAPQWRAPALSGALQQDPRARMDRFTLVAKLATAQPAAASAAKAAP
- the gspD gene encoding type II secretion system secretin GspD yields the protein MNPTLSRPTPRAFLLALLACLLAACAGAPQPKMQRAGQLPAQPGSADTATSAGGIRQDVLQELGGEGPQPVIKRGNGLVINQSVASAPPPALASSGQASFNFEGESLQAVVKAVLGDMLGQNYSIAPGVQGTVTVTTQKPVGAAGALNLLDQVLAQNGARMVYADGRYNIVPADQALLNGVVPRTGSPALARGFESRVVPLRYISAGEMEKILKPYARQGSIVSVDAGRNVLTVAGTRAELENYLRTIQVFDVDWMSSMSVGVYPLQSGRASDVAQDLERVFGAQGNTPVAGMFRFMPLESTNAVMVITAQPAYLDEIRQWIDRIEGGSGDAQLFSYELKYIKARDLASRLAEVFGGSGSGGGGERDSASLMPGVQGVELRDDAAAGRDGMSGGGDTRGEGGNLPQATSGNGRVTLKIGGSEVGVSAVEDTNSLLVRASASQWKSIRQVIERLDVMPMQVHIEAQVLSVALKGELQYGVSWFFDHALSSDAAGNLPYPTGRNSWGSYSGGVSPLPNSAGNLLSWTFLGKNAAAIVQALDSVTDVRTLSSPSVMAQNNREAMLNVGQRIPITSVSFNPQNGSDNGTYNSVQYIDTGIILKVRPRVARDGMVFLDIAQEVSKPVGNPDDNGNVRIDTSKVTTSAVATSGETIVLAGLISEGNSRGATGVPGLSRIPVLGGLFGQQGSSKTRDELVVLITPTVVRSPQEARALTDEYGSRFRALEPIYKPKK
- a CDS encoding general secretion pathway protein GspN, translating into MSAERGPWQRLAQAGPLTWTLAAACGWALLLWLAALLGLGSRLGQTQASAALALPTPVPAGQERIGPLGQYAEAAARPLFTADRRPRAFVAIGPDDGGNGANSASLDFQLTGVLISPQVRLAILLPAAGGEPQRVREGGVPEGATGWRLVEVQPRKAVFDGPGGQTTLELRTFGVAGAPPIAMRGADTQMDAAAPSAVPPPPPPPAAEPAQPPDEARRIEDIRRRIEARRAQMRQQSQNQNAGDGGARLRPLSGPAR
- the gspM gene encoding type II secretion system protein GspM; translated protein: MIRAERDRWLALALLLAVLGLLYLLVLHPLFVAPLRETDAHIRELQERDARLRGLLAQRPQVEQRLAALDAQGGAGFLAEPTAELAAAALIQQLERVVGDASAGSRGCAIVNRTPLGDDAQGGRYRKVTVQVRLRCGNAETLAVLHALESARPWLFVDALNITAQRYFAVPGSAQPQEGGLDVGFNLSGYLRPAAGGAP